In a single window of the Streptomyces sp. HUAS ZL42 genome:
- a CDS encoding substrate-binding domain-containing protein, translating to MFRVRGSPGGDEHRVDVVPARAGVAVPGRVSVAGYDDTLSRLSVFNLTTVSQSAREQAQHAVTAALERLDEGRTEPREVVLTPCLIVRGTTAEPV from the coding sequence ATGTTCCGCGTGCGTGGGTCCCCAGGAGGTGACGAGCACCGCGTCGACGTCGTCCCCGCCCGCGCCGGAGTCGCCGTGCCGGGGCGGGTCTCCGTGGCCGGCTACGACGACACGCTCTCCCGGCTGAGCGTCTTCAACCTGACCACCGTCAGCCAGAGCGCCCGGGAACAGGCCCAGCATGCGGTGACCGCCGCCCTCGAACGCCTCGACGAGGGCCGTACCGAGCCCCGCGAGGTCGTTCTCACCCCGTGTCTGATCGTCCGGGGAACCACGGCCGAGCCGGTCTGA
- a CDS encoding FdhF/YdeP family oxidoreductase has product MRDFDEPDEGKLSVTAPRTWATGAPGVVHALQYALSQTSPKRTALTLLNINQAKGFDCPGCAWPEPAPGKRHRNEYCENGAKHISDEATSRRVTADFFQRYSVDELSRKSDYWLNQQGRLTEPMVLREGADHYEPIGWDEALDLLAGELRALDHPDEALFYTSGRLANEPAFLLQLFARAFGTNNLPDCSNMCHESSGSALNETLGIGKGSVSLDDLYDADLVFVVGQNPGTNHPRMLSALEETKRRGGRVVAVNPLPEAGLLRFKHPQKARGIIGRGTDIADQFLQIRPGGDLALFQALNLLLIEAEDKEPGTVLDREFIAAHTTGYDAFADHIRRTSWDDVLQATGLSRDEIEQVHARVLESRSVIVCWAMGLTQHKHGVPTIREVVNFLLLRGNVGRPGAGVCPVRGHSNVQGDRTMGIWERMPQAFLDRLGREFRFTAPTTHGLDSVDSIRAMLDGRAKVFLGVAGNFVRATPDSDVTERAMRNCRLTAHISTKLNRSHAVCGRIALILPTLGRSDRDVQAGGEQFMTVEDSMSEVHATRGRLAPASAHLLSEVSIVSRLARRVLGSEPDIPWEDFEADYDVIRDHIAQVVEGFEDFNERARRPGGFRLLNPVNERVFRTPGGKAVFSVNDFTMLEAPKGHLVLQTLRSHDQWNTIPYAMDDRYRGIKGGRRVVLVNPSDLAGLGLADGALVDLVSVWSDGSERRAEGFRVVGYPTPPGSAAAYYPETNVLVPLDSVADISNTPTSKSVIVRLERVPRTD; this is encoded by the coding sequence ATGCGGGACTTCGACGAACCGGATGAGGGCAAGCTGTCCGTGACGGCTCCCAGGACGTGGGCCACCGGCGCGCCCGGGGTCGTGCACGCGCTGCAGTACGCGCTGAGTCAGACCTCGCCGAAGCGCACCGCGCTGACCCTGCTCAACATCAACCAGGCGAAGGGCTTCGACTGCCCGGGCTGTGCCTGGCCCGAGCCCGCGCCGGGCAAGCGGCACCGCAACGAGTACTGCGAGAACGGCGCGAAGCACATCAGCGACGAGGCCACCTCGCGGCGGGTGACCGCCGACTTCTTCCAGCGGTACTCGGTGGACGAACTGAGCCGGAAGTCCGACTACTGGCTCAACCAGCAGGGCCGGCTGACCGAGCCGATGGTGCTGCGCGAGGGTGCGGACCACTACGAGCCGATCGGCTGGGACGAGGCGCTGGACCTGCTCGCCGGCGAACTGCGCGCCCTCGACCACCCGGACGAGGCGCTGTTCTACACCTCGGGGCGGCTGGCCAATGAGCCCGCCTTCCTGCTCCAGTTGTTCGCGCGGGCCTTCGGCACCAACAACCTGCCGGACTGCTCCAACATGTGCCACGAGTCCAGCGGCTCCGCACTCAACGAGACGCTGGGCATCGGCAAGGGCAGCGTCAGCCTCGACGACCTGTACGACGCCGATCTCGTCTTCGTCGTCGGGCAGAACCCCGGCACCAACCATCCGCGCATGCTGTCCGCGCTGGAGGAGACCAAGCGCCGCGGCGGCCGGGTCGTCGCCGTCAATCCGCTGCCCGAGGCCGGGCTGCTGCGCTTCAAGCATCCCCAGAAGGCGCGCGGCATCATCGGCCGCGGCACGGACATCGCCGACCAGTTCCTGCAGATACGTCCCGGCGGCGACCTCGCCCTGTTCCAGGCGCTGAACCTGCTGCTGATCGAGGCGGAGGACAAGGAACCGGGCACGGTCCTGGACCGGGAGTTCATCGCGGCGCACACCACCGGCTACGACGCCTTCGCCGACCACATCCGCCGTACGTCGTGGGACGACGTCCTGCAGGCCACCGGCCTGAGCCGCGACGAGATCGAGCAGGTCCACGCACGTGTCCTGGAAAGCCGCAGCGTCATCGTCTGCTGGGCCATGGGCCTGACCCAGCACAAGCACGGCGTGCCCACCATCAGGGAAGTCGTCAACTTCCTCCTGCTGCGCGGAAACGTCGGCCGCCCGGGTGCGGGCGTGTGCCCGGTCCGCGGGCACAGCAACGTCCAGGGCGACCGCACCATGGGCATCTGGGAACGCATGCCGCAGGCGTTCCTCGACCGGCTGGGACGCGAGTTCCGCTTCACCGCGCCGACCACGCACGGCCTGGACTCCGTCGATTCGATCCGGGCCATGCTCGACGGACGGGCCAAGGTCTTCCTCGGCGTCGCGGGCAACTTCGTCCGGGCCACGCCCGACAGCGACGTCACCGAGCGCGCCATGCGCAACTGCCGTCTGACCGCGCATATTTCGACCAAGCTCAACCGCTCCCACGCGGTGTGCGGACGCATCGCGCTGATCCTGCCCACGCTCGGCCGCAGCGACCGTGACGTCCAGGCGGGCGGGGAGCAGTTCATGACGGTCGAGGACTCCATGAGCGAGGTCCATGCCACGCGCGGCCGGCTGGCCCCGGCGTCCGCGCACCTGCTGAGCGAGGTGTCCATCGTCAGCCGTCTGGCCCGCAGGGTCCTGGGGTCCGAACCGGACATTCCCTGGGAGGACTTCGAGGCCGACTACGACGTCATCCGCGACCATATCGCCCAAGTCGTCGAGGGTTTCGAGGACTTCAACGAACGGGCACGGCGCCCCGGCGGTTTCCGCCTGCTCAACCCGGTCAACGAAAGGGTGTTCCGCACGCCCGGCGGGAAGGCCGTCTTCAGCGTCAACGACTTCACGATGCTCGAGGCGCCCAAGGGCCATCTGGTCCTGCAGACACTGCGCTCGCACGACCAGTGGAACACGATCCCCTACGCGATGGACGACCGATACCGGGGCATCAAGGGTGGCCGGCGCGTAGTCCTCGTGAACCCGTCAGACCTGGCCGGCCTCGGTCTCGCGGACGGCGCACTCGTCGATCTGGTCAGCGTCTGGTCCGACGGCTCGGAGCGCCGCGCGGAGGGTTTCCGTGTCGTCGGCTACCCCACTCCCCCGGGTTCGGCCGCCGCGTACTACCCGGAAACCAATGTCCTGGTGCCACTCGACAGCGTCGCGGACATCAGCAACACCCCGACCTCGAAGAGCGTGATCGTCCGTCTGGAGCGCGTCCCGCGGACGGACTGA
- a CDS encoding LysR family transcriptional regulator, which translates to MLLRQLEYLVALARARHFAKAAQACYVSQPALSEGIRKLEEELGIPLVQRGRRFDGLTPEGERVVLWAQRILADRDAMQGEIQALRVGLSGRLRIGTVPTASTAVALLTQPFCAANPLATVQVFADLRAEDIVNRLRSYELDAAVTYHSSVVAHDFRFVPLYQERYVLLTRRSAPEAGPAEISWEEAAQYPLCLLHPMMQGRQVLDAVFEAVGVSVTPRVETDSIASLFAQVRAGQWASVVPHAWLHVFGVPAGMHAVPLVRPVRTERIGLVLPAREPVSVIGQALIDVADRAGVAAALDRLPD; encoded by the coding sequence GTGCTGCTCCGCCAACTCGAGTACCTCGTCGCCCTCGCCCGCGCCCGTCACTTCGCGAAGGCGGCACAGGCCTGCTACGTCTCCCAGCCGGCCCTGTCCGAGGGGATCCGGAAACTGGAGGAAGAGCTCGGCATCCCCCTCGTCCAGCGCGGGCGCAGGTTCGACGGGCTCACTCCGGAGGGCGAGCGAGTCGTCCTGTGGGCGCAGCGCATCCTCGCCGACCGCGACGCGATGCAAGGCGAGATCCAGGCGCTGCGCGTGGGGCTGAGCGGCAGGCTGCGCATCGGGACCGTCCCGACCGCTTCCACGGCCGTCGCGCTGCTGACCCAGCCGTTCTGCGCCGCGAACCCGCTGGCGACCGTCCAGGTGTTCGCCGACCTGCGGGCCGAGGACATCGTGAACAGACTCCGGTCGTACGAACTCGACGCCGCCGTCACCTACCACAGCTCCGTCGTGGCACACGACTTCAGGTTCGTGCCGCTGTACCAGGAACGCTATGTCCTTCTGACCCGGCGGTCCGCCCCCGAAGCCGGCCCCGCCGAGATCTCCTGGGAGGAGGCGGCCCAGTACCCCCTGTGCCTGCTGCACCCCATGATGCAGGGGCGCCAGGTCCTCGACGCGGTGTTCGAGGCGGTGGGCGTCTCCGTGACCCCGCGCGTGGAGACCGACTCCATTGCCTCCCTGTTCGCGCAGGTCCGCGCCGGTCAATGGGCGAGCGTCGTGCCGCACGCCTGGCTGCATGTCTTCGGCGTCCCCGCGGGTATGCACGCCGTTCCCCTGGTCCGCCCCGTCCGCACGGAGCGCATCGGCCTGGTGCTCCCGGCCCGGGAACCCGTCTCGGTGATCGGACAGGCGCTCATCGACGTCGCAGACCGGGCCGGTGTCGCGGCGGCGCTGGACCGGCTGCCTGATTAG
- a CDS encoding phosphotransferase family protein, translating into MQSLTKRRLSAAELDALLRRSTGFGCHLEAELTDGWFNTAYRVRLEDGRAAVVKLAPPDDAPVLRYERGIMATEAMVYRRLAPLAGNGIPTPELLHAGEGFLAVSVLEGTPWDKVADGLPRTTRTALRRELGAITARLHTLAPEDGRFGYPAPESALSAADWRTAFSAMVDALLDDAERWQSPLGVPSADIRALVAEGGYALGEITVPRLIHFDLWPGNIFVHVPDGDGSDARITGIIDHERAFWGDPAAELVSLGFGGDTGPDSDLVAGYVRAGGLLDFSPALRHRLALYGLYLGLMLVVECGPRGYGADHLAFCRSTLNDRIVELRALG; encoded by the coding sequence ATGCAGAGCCTGACCAAGCGCCGTCTGTCCGCCGCCGAGCTGGACGCCCTGCTGCGCCGGTCGACGGGCTTCGGATGCCACCTCGAGGCCGAACTGACCGACGGCTGGTTCAACACCGCCTACCGAGTCCGGCTCGAGGACGGCCGCGCGGCCGTGGTGAAGCTCGCGCCGCCCGACGACGCTCCGGTACTGCGATACGAGCGCGGCATCATGGCGACCGAGGCCATGGTCTACCGGCGTCTCGCGCCCCTGGCCGGCAACGGGATACCGACTCCCGAGCTGCTGCACGCGGGCGAGGGATTCCTTGCCGTCTCCGTCCTGGAGGGCACCCCCTGGGACAAGGTGGCCGACGGCCTTCCCCGCACCACCCGGACGGCTCTGCGCCGCGAGCTGGGCGCGATCACCGCACGGCTGCACACGCTGGCTCCCGAGGACGGCCGGTTCGGCTATCCGGCCCCCGAGTCCGCGCTGTCCGCCGCCGACTGGCGAACCGCGTTCAGCGCCATGGTGGATGCCCTGCTGGACGATGCCGAGCGCTGGCAATCCCCGCTCGGTGTGCCGAGCGCCGACATACGCGCCCTGGTGGCCGAGGGCGGATACGCCCTCGGCGAGATCACCGTGCCGCGGCTGATCCACTTCGACCTCTGGCCCGGCAACATCTTCGTCCACGTCCCCGACGGGGACGGCTCGGACGCCCGGATCACCGGCATCATCGACCACGAGCGGGCGTTCTGGGGCGACCCGGCCGCCGAACTGGTCTCCCTCGGCTTCGGCGGCGACACCGGGCCGGACAGCGACCTCGTCGCCGGCTACGTCCGGGCCGGCGGCCTCCTCGACTTCAGCCCCGCCCTCCGTCACCGCCTGGCCCTCTACGGCCTCTACCTGGGCCTGATGCTCGTAGTGGAGTGCGGTCCCCGCGGATACGGCGCGGACCACCTCGCCTTCTGCCGCAGCACCCTGAACGACCGCATCGTGGAGCTGCGCGCATTGGGGTAG
- a CDS encoding CBS domain-containing protein, with translation MNRLIRDVMSPGADAVEPMTTLARAAGIMREHDIGDVLVAYDCDLFGVLTDRDIVVRAVAEGLDPHTTTAGSVCTRPPMVTLAPDDTTDHAVELMRRHAVRRLPVVERGGCPIGMVSLGDLATTEDPHSALADISNSAPNH, from the coding sequence ATGAACCGGCTGATACGTGACGTGATGTCGCCCGGCGCGGACGCCGTGGAGCCCATGACCACGCTGGCGCGCGCCGCCGGCATCATGCGTGAGCACGACATCGGGGACGTCCTGGTGGCGTACGACTGCGATCTGTTCGGCGTGCTCACCGACCGTGACATCGTGGTGCGGGCCGTCGCGGAGGGCCTCGACCCGCACACCACGACGGCCGGTTCGGTGTGTACGCGTCCCCCGATGGTGACGCTGGCGCCGGACGACACGACCGACCATGCGGTGGAGCTGATGCGGCGGCACGCCGTGCGTCGGCTCCCGGTCGTCGAGCGTGGCGGCTGCCCGATCGGCATGGTGAGCCTGGGCGACCTGGCCACCACGGAGGACCCGCACTCCGCGCTGGCGGACATCAGCAACTCCGCCCCGAATCACTGA
- a CDS encoding aldehyde dehydrogenase family protein: protein MHLGPYERHLELLQEVTRAVAAGDCRRPFTQSTGQEAADAGMRSVRTAAKVFSSLLGRPFDLDQPGQSGWVVTESSPYGIAMNVGYPRCDPAAVVAAAARATAGWRAAGLHQRAGVAVEILRRLNTRSHELALAVHHTTGLPLEAAFRAAGPRAQDRALESVAHAFAECARIPEDLRAESPRRRRQPLAIRGTSTLVPRGVSLLIGCPDYPLWNGYPGMFASLVTGNPVIVAPHPRAVLPLAITVRIAREVLTEAGHDPDIVTLAVAQSEERLHQRLATDPAVRIVDFTGPARFVGWLERHARQAAVFAGRTGPNTVLVDSTEDYRGLVRGLARSLCLSSGTVRTTPQNIMVPATDIATDEGPKSLQDLGADLCETLDRLLGHPARAARLLGAVADDEVRAGLAQAARYGKVLHPSQRVRHPDHPGADLRSPLLVRLAARDEQVYARGWPGPVAFLVGTDSTSHSLALFRRTVHAQGALFAAVHSTDPLVLAAAEAASLDAGVHLVQNLSDELPADPSSAIADLPAAGAHFITGRFQVARSWQHVVATGPDPALTGVPDWCAASDADLAADLVDA from the coding sequence ATGCACCTTGGTCCGTACGAGCGGCACCTGGAGCTGCTGCAGGAGGTCACCCGGGCTGTGGCGGCCGGTGATTGCCGCAGGCCCTTCACGCAGTCGACCGGTCAGGAAGCCGCCGACGCGGGCATGAGATCGGTCCGGACGGCGGCAAAGGTCTTCAGCTCGCTGCTGGGGCGCCCCTTCGACCTCGACCAGCCCGGCCAGTCGGGCTGGGTGGTCACCGAGTCCTCCCCCTACGGCATTGCCATGAACGTCGGCTACCCGCGCTGCGATCCGGCGGCCGTGGTGGCGGCGGCCGCGCGGGCCACGGCCGGCTGGCGTGCCGCCGGACTCCACCAGCGCGCAGGAGTGGCCGTCGAGATACTGCGCAGGCTGAACACCCGCAGCCACGAGCTGGCCCTGGCTGTGCACCACACCACCGGTCTGCCGCTCGAGGCCGCGTTCCGCGCCGCCGGGCCCCGCGCACAGGACCGCGCACTGGAGAGCGTGGCCCACGCCTTCGCCGAGTGCGCGCGCATACCTGAGGACCTTCGGGCGGAAAGCCCCCGCCGCCGAAGGCAGCCACTGGCCATCCGGGGCACCTCCACCCTGGTGCCGCGCGGGGTGTCGCTGCTCATCGGCTGCCCCGACTACCCCTTGTGGAACGGGTATCCGGGTATGTTCGCCAGCCTGGTGACCGGCAACCCCGTGATCGTGGCACCCCATCCGAGAGCCGTGCTCCCCCTGGCGATCACCGTGCGCATCGCCCGTGAGGTACTGACGGAGGCCGGCCACGATCCGGACATCGTGACGCTGGCGGTGGCGCAGAGCGAAGAGCGCCTCCACCAGAGACTGGCGACGGACCCGGCGGTGCGGATCGTCGACTTCACCGGCCCCGCCCGCTTCGTCGGCTGGTTGGAGCGACACGCCCGCCAGGCGGCTGTGTTCGCGGGCCGGACCGGACCGAACACCGTGCTCGTGGACTCCACCGAGGACTACCGGGGCCTGGTACGGGGCCTCGCCCGTTCCCTCTGCTTGAGCAGTGGCACAGTCCGCACCACCCCGCAGAACATCATGGTGCCGGCGACGGACATCGCCACCGACGAGGGGCCCAAGAGTCTCCAGGACCTCGGCGCCGACCTGTGTGAAACCCTGGACCGACTGCTCGGACATCCGGCACGCGCGGCGCGGCTGCTGGGTGCGGTCGCCGACGACGAAGTGCGCGCGGGACTGGCGCAGGCCGCGCGGTACGGAAAGGTCCTGCACCCTTCCCAGCGGGTGCGCCACCCCGACCATCCCGGCGCTGATCTGCGCAGCCCACTGCTGGTGCGGCTGGCCGCGCGGGACGAGCAGGTCTACGCCCGGGGATGGCCGGGCCCGGTCGCGTTCCTCGTGGGCACCGACTCCACCTCGCACAGTCTGGCGTTGTTCCGGCGGACGGTGCACGCCCAGGGAGCACTGTTCGCCGCGGTCCACTCCACGGATCCGCTGGTGCTGGCGGCCGCGGAAGCCGCGTCACTGGATGCCGGTGTCCATCTGGTGCAGAACCTCAGCGACGAGCTCCCGGCCGACCCTTCCTCAGCCATCGCTGACCTCCCCGCGGCCGGCGCCCACTTCATCACCGGGCGCTTCCAGGTGGCGCGGTCCTGGCAGCACGTCGTGGCAACGGGCCCGGACCCCGCCCTGACCGGCGTGCCGGACTGGTGCGCGGCCTCGGATGCCGACCTCGCGGCTGATCTGGTCGATGCCTGA
- a CDS encoding DinB family protein — protein sequence MTASDAKADLHFYLQSARDALLWKLEGLSEYDIRRPMTPTGTNLLGLVKHAAGVELGYLGDTFGRPSGVPLPWLAPDAEPNADMWATADESREQIAALYRRAWEHADATIDALALDTVGRVPWWRPDDNEVTLHHAVVRVIADTHRHAGHADILRELVDGAVGMNKNNTSVPSDDPAWWESYRSRLEQAARQASGTARGV from the coding sequence ATGACCGCATCCGATGCCAAGGCCGATCTCCACTTCTATCTGCAGTCCGCCCGCGACGCCCTGTTGTGGAAGCTCGAAGGGCTGTCCGAGTACGACATCCGCCGCCCGATGACGCCGACCGGGACCAACCTCCTGGGCCTGGTCAAGCATGCGGCCGGTGTCGAACTCGGCTACCTCGGCGACACCTTCGGCCGGCCGTCCGGCGTGCCGCTGCCCTGGCTCGCGCCCGACGCCGAACCCAACGCGGACATGTGGGCCACGGCCGACGAGTCGCGCGAGCAGATCGCCGCGCTGTACCGCCGGGCATGGGAGCACGCCGACGCGACGATCGACGCGCTGGCGCTGGACACGGTCGGCAGGGTGCCGTGGTGGCGCCCCGACGACAACGAGGTGACGCTGCATCACGCCGTCGTGCGCGTGATCGCCGACACGCACCGGCACGCCGGGCACGCGGACATCCTCCGCGAACTCGTCGACGGGGCCGTGGGGATGAACAAGAACAACACCAGCGTGCCGTCGGACGACCCGGCCTGGTGGGAGTCCTATCGAAGCAGGCTGGAGCAAGCGGCCAGGCAGGCGTCCGGCACGGCACGGGGCGTGTGA
- a CDS encoding YbhB/YbcL family Raf kinase inhibitor-like protein, translating into MTDIDLKSSAFNDQSFIARRYALEGENVSPPLTWSGAPDDAAELVLLCEDPDAPSGTFTHWVVVGIDPHSDGVDPGERPPGGTELVNGFGRPGWGGPHPPPGDEAHHYVFRLYALSEPCVLPDAPSAEQVHRVVEERQIASGTLVGLYKR; encoded by the coding sequence ATGACTGACATCGATCTCAAGAGCAGCGCGTTCAACGATCAATCGTTCATCGCGCGCCGCTACGCGCTGGAGGGAGAGAACGTCTCCCCTCCGCTGACGTGGAGCGGCGCCCCGGACGACGCGGCCGAACTGGTTCTGCTGTGCGAGGACCCCGACGCGCCCTCGGGCACCTTCACGCACTGGGTCGTGGTCGGTATCGATCCGCACAGCGACGGCGTCGATCCGGGTGAGCGCCCGCCCGGCGGCACCGAACTCGTCAACGGTTTCGGCAGACCTGGCTGGGGCGGACCGCATCCACCGCCGGGAGACGAGGCGCACCACTACGTCTTCCGCCTCTACGCCCTCTCGGAACCCTGCGTCCTGCCCGACGCCCCGAGCGCGGAGCAGGTGCACAGGGTGGTGGAGGAACGGCAGATCGCCAGCGGCACCCTCGTGGGGCTCTACAAGCGCTGA
- a CDS encoding helix-turn-helix domain-containing protein has protein sequence MKELAGRLTALDPDAGAAVRVIAYFDRLAESRAGVEALVRGAAVLAGVPARLVDAERQVRVRVEADGTRRDADGPPEAAWPCAALTPGGVPALWLERAEPEPSVVDAVILERAAGAVRLVLDRTRGRAPLDDPALVETALDATAPQTARLHAARRLGLDPGGRARALAPLDGRPRLVPGDADDRPHAGLPHGRVGVGPAVPVPDLPRSWAAARTALRFTADDTAQDPGQSVVYADELGGIALLADLVAPGAEPPPDVRALEAAAGAVPWLLVTLHAVASTASLRAAAAEVNVHHSTLQDRLAHAEHLLGWPVRTPQGRLRLQLALMMRRLARP, from the coding sequence ATGAAAGAGCTGGCCGGACGCCTGACCGCCCTGGATCCCGATGCCGGGGCCGCCGTGCGGGTGATCGCGTACTTCGATCGCCTCGCCGAGTCGCGGGCCGGGGTGGAGGCGCTGGTGCGCGGGGCCGCCGTGCTCGCCGGGGTGCCTGCGCGGCTCGTCGACGCGGAACGGCAGGTGCGTGTCCGGGTCGAGGCGGACGGCACGCGCCGGGACGCGGACGGTCCGCCGGAAGCCGCGTGGCCGTGCGCGGCGCTGACGCCGGGCGGGGTTCCGGCCCTGTGGCTCGAGCGGGCGGAACCGGAGCCCAGCGTGGTCGACGCGGTGATCCTGGAGCGGGCCGCCGGTGCCGTACGGCTCGTGCTGGACCGTACGCGGGGGCGGGCGCCGCTCGACGATCCCGCGCTGGTCGAGACGGCCCTCGACGCCACCGCTCCGCAGACGGCCCGGCTGCACGCGGCCCGGCGCCTCGGCCTGGACCCCGGGGGCCGGGCCCGCGCTCTGGCCCCGCTGGACGGGCGGCCCCGGCTCGTCCCGGGGGACGCGGACGACCGCCCCCACGCGGGCCTGCCCCACGGCAGGGTCGGCGTCGGCCCCGCCGTTCCCGTGCCCGACCTGCCCCGCTCCTGGGCCGCCGCCCGCACCGCGCTGCGGTTCACGGCGGACGACACCGCGCAGGACCCCGGCCAGAGTGTGGTGTACGCGGACGAGCTGGGCGGCATAGCCCTCCTCGCCGACCTCGTGGCACCGGGCGCGGAGCCGCCGCCCGACGTACGCGCCCTGGAGGCGGCGGCCGGAGCCGTGCCCTGGCTGCTCGTCACGCTGCACGCCGTCGCCTCGACGGCGAGCCTGCGCGCGGCCGCCGCCGAGGTCAACGTGCACCACTCCACGCTCCAGGACCGGCTGGCCCACGCCGAGCACCTGCTCGGCTGGCCGGTGCGCACCCCGCAGGGCCGACTCAGGCTCCAACTGGCCCTGATGATGCGCCGGTTGGCCCGCCCGTAA
- the polX gene encoding DNA polymerase/3'-5' exonuclease PolX, translating to MARSNDEVAAVFQEYADLISITGGDAFRARVYEKAARAIGGYHADVATLDAKGLQEIPNVGKSIAEKVLEYFRTGSVSAVDELRSRIPAGVRRLTAIPTLGPRKALMLYEELGISSIDELAEAIRAERLRDLKGFGPKTEQNILHGIGLLQASGDRVLLDVAMDLAERIVSELTTVTGCRRCAYAGSLRRFRETIGDIDVLTAAEDSGPLMRAFTDLPYVTEVVARGETKTSVRTTEGLAVDLRVVPPDSWGAALQYFTGSKAHNIRTRELAVHKGFKLSEYGLFDVESGEKLVSETEEEVYARLGLPWIPPPLREDRGEIEAGLRGELPELVGETDIRGDLHTHTDLTDGLAPLEEMVQAAAERGYAYYAVTDHGPNLYMQRMTDERMLAQRERVRKLDGTYGKRGKRGGMRLLHGAELNIDPDGDVDWPEEFLDGFDLCVASVHSHFNQQREAMTRRVVRACENPYVNIIGHPTTRLIGKRPGVDADLDAILAACARTGTALEVNAHPDRLDLRDEDILRARRHGVKFAIDSDAHATPHLAGMRYGVGTAQRGWLTREDVINTWPETRLRRFLRKGRKA from the coding sequence GTGGCTCGGTCCAACGACGAGGTCGCCGCCGTGTTCCAGGAGTACGCGGATCTGATCTCGATCACCGGAGGAGACGCGTTCAGGGCACGTGTCTACGAAAAGGCTGCCCGCGCGATCGGCGGCTACCACGCAGACGTCGCCACACTCGACGCCAAGGGGCTGCAGGAGATCCCCAATGTCGGCAAGTCGATCGCCGAGAAGGTCCTGGAGTACTTCCGCACCGGCAGCGTGTCCGCGGTCGACGAGCTCCGGTCGAGAATCCCCGCCGGGGTGCGTCGGCTGACGGCCATCCCCACGCTCGGCCCGCGCAAGGCTCTGATGCTCTACGAGGAGCTGGGCATCTCCTCGATCGACGAGCTGGCCGAGGCCATCCGAGCCGAGCGGCTGCGCGATCTGAAGGGGTTCGGCCCGAAGACGGAGCAGAACATCCTCCACGGCATCGGCCTCCTGCAGGCCTCCGGCGACCGCGTCCTGCTCGACGTCGCCATGGACCTCGCCGAGCGCATCGTCTCCGAGCTGACCACGGTGACCGGCTGCCGGCGGTGCGCGTACGCCGGGTCGCTGCGTCGCTTCCGCGAGACGATCGGCGACATCGACGTCCTCACGGCGGCCGAGGACTCGGGACCGCTCATGCGGGCGTTCACCGACCTGCCGTACGTCACGGAGGTCGTCGCGCGGGGCGAGACCAAGACCTCCGTCCGTACCACCGAGGGCCTGGCGGTCGATCTGCGGGTCGTACCGCCGGACTCCTGGGGAGCGGCGCTGCAGTATTTCACCGGCTCGAAGGCGCACAACATCCGCACCCGCGAGCTGGCCGTGCACAAGGGGTTCAAGCTCTCCGAGTACGGCCTGTTCGACGTCGAGAGCGGCGAGAAGCTGGTGTCCGAGACCGAGGAGGAGGTGTACGCCCGTCTCGGCCTGCCGTGGATCCCGCCGCCGCTGCGCGAGGACCGCGGGGAGATCGAGGCCGGGCTGCGCGGCGAGCTGCCCGAGCTGGTGGGGGAGACGGACATCCGGGGCGACCTGCACACGCACACCGACCTCACCGACGGCCTCGCCCCGCTGGAGGAGATGGTTCAGGCGGCCGCCGAGCGCGGATACGCGTACTACGCGGTCACCGATCACGGGCCGAACCTGTACATGCAGCGGATGACGGACGAGCGGATGCTGGCACAGCGCGAGCGCGTACGGAAACTCGACGGCACGTACGGCAAGCGAGGCAAACGCGGCGGCATGCGCCTGCTGCACGGCGCGGAACTGAACATCGACCCGGACGGGGACGTGGACTGGCCCGAGGAGTTCCTGGACGGCTTCGACCTGTGCGTGGCCTCCGTGCACTCCCACTTCAACCAGCAACGCGAGGCGATGACCCGCCGCGTCGTACGGGCCTGCGAGAACCCGTACGTCAACATCATCGGCCACCCCACCACCCGGCTGATCGGCAAGCGGCCGGGCGTCGACGCCGACCTCGACGCGATCCTCGCCGCCTGCGCGCGTACCGGCACCGCCCTGGAGGTCAACGCCCATCCGGACCGGCTCGACCTGCGCGACGAGGACATTCTGCGGGCGAGGCGGCACGGCGTGAAGTTCGCGATCGACAGCGATGCCCACGCCACGCCCCACCTGGCCGGCATGCGCTACGGCGTGGGGACGGCCCAGCGCGGCTGGCTCACCAGGGAGGACGTGATCAACACCTGGCCGGAGACACGTCTGCGGCGATTCCTGCGCAAGGGGCGGAAGGCATGA